The segment ACAGACCAATTTTACAAATTATGCAAAGTGCAAACGTTACCTTGAAAGCCACCACAAAAGACATCTGTAAATAGGAATACAGGTCCCCCAAACATGAAAATTTAACAACAAGGCTTGAAACAAAGGCCATGAGGAATATGAAACACAAATCAACATAATTTCTCAATGGGGCCCAGTGGAATAAGTCACAGATTGGATATTACTAGTGGGCCAAATAGAGGGCAAGGGTAACAATGAAGGTGTAGGACATGAAAGTAGGTGGCAGGTCAACACTATGCATAAACCACCTTAGAAAACACACTTGTACATATTGTAAGTAGTAAGTACATATTGTTTAGATTAGGGCTTTaggttttatttttgttacaagGAACTTCACCTTGTTATTTCAATAGCAGTTGTACTGCACATTTATTCTATTTGTTTTGCACTAATGAGTGCAAATTAAAATGCTAACACATCCTACTTGTATTTTCTGTCATCTTAATTGACTTCTATGATCATCTTTTCATAGTCTTTAATGTGCTTattgtgttccttcttcttatCATTGTTAATAGAAGAAGAAATTATTTCTCTCCCTCCATTTTTTAAACTCTCGACTGCTATTTCCAAAATAAATTCTTCTATTCTTAATGGTATAATGCAAATTAGAGTGAAGGTTAGTTTTGGGGTTCGCTACTATAATGCCTAGTGGATAGTTGTTTCATTTATACAGTTACTGAATGATTCTTTCATTTGATTGAAAGTTGTTTTCCTATATCCAATTTGAAGTAAAAAATGGATAAAGAGAAAATAACTGAAACATAAAGCTCAATTTCCCACCTTTAGAAAATGGAGAAGTAAAATAAACATCAATGAGATAGGAATGGATTTTGACAGTACCTTTGGCTTCATAGGAAGAGGCAGTATACACTTTGGAAGCTATGAGATGATCAAGTATTTAAAATGTAAacatataataaattataaaatcaaGGTTGAGAGATTTAAAAACAGCATATGATGATAATGTTGTATGCAATAGTTACAAGTACAAGTGTACAACCATATAGCCTAAAATAGAATATCTTTACTTGTTTAAATGCATCCCTCTAATAATTATTAGTGATTTGATCAACTTTAAGTGAACTAGGATGATTTAAAAGAGGAACTCTAGATTGCAGAGTCTGAATATAGCATAATTGACGTCATCATCTTGTAGATCTTAGTAAGAAGgaatgataatattaataaaataaaataaaataaaataaatattatctgCATCATTGTTTAAATCTCAGTAACTCACCAACTCACAGTAACTTGGAAGTGAAAAGGACCTTCTAGCTCGTTTCCTAGAAAACTTGCCACTCATTTTAAAGTGAGTACTTGCCAATTAACTTGCTTGAAACAACAAGTTTTGACAAATCTATTTAGAAAGCTCACCATTGACGGACAAAACAGCAGCAGGCAAGAAACATACAAAGCTCTATTTTTTTGTGTGGCCATGAAGGTCCTTATGACCTTGAAGGCCTTAATTTAGGCTTTAGGCTAGAGGCTCCGTTCCTTGACATCCCCAACTCCACTGTCCCCAAAACCCTGCTTTGGTTTTGAAAAAGGAAACTAAAAAAAGTTTTGGGCTGCACTAGATGGAGAAACAACATTTTCATAATTTGGTTTGAATTAACAATAATAACATTTTCCTCCTATTTTCATGAAAGTTTCAGCATTTTCCAATTCACCAAAACTTTTGTGATTAAATCTTGAATAATTGATTTCCATTCACTTTTGGTTTTTTGAGTCAATCTAGATTTAAAGAAATGCTTCTGTGATCAAAATAAATGTGTTCTCTAAATTAATTCTTTATGCTTCTCATGCATTATTTAAGTTTATTTCACAGATTTATGTATTCTTTTAATATTCTGAGCTTTTGCCAAGTCCCAGGTCTGAGTCAAAAATTATGTTGCTGAGTCTCAGTTTTTGAACTATCATCTGCTTGATTCATATGCTCTCTTTATTGAATggcaatatttttttctttttctaattactTGTTTTATATTTGTTGGCTTGTACATAATGCCCGTTGACGAAGAGAAGCTTGCAGTATTTGTTTCCAACCAGGTGCCAGAGATTCTCATTGGTGATCCTGTGCGATTCCGACAAATTGTAACAAATTTGGTTTCAAACTCAATCAAAGTCAGTATTCTTTCTGCTTAATATATATGTAATGTGTTTTTTGTGCTTCTAGAAAAGGTCCTTGAGAGAAGATATTTCTATGAATATATGCAATGTGCTTCCTGTGCTTGTAGAAAAgctcctagagagagagagagagagagagagagagttggctCTAAGAGTATATATTGGGTTTAATTTTTTAGCCTTTCTCAAATACTTTGCTTTTGCAGTTCACAGAACGTGGTCATATCTTTGTTTGTGTGCACCTTGTGGAACAACTCAAATTGGTCGAAGTTAATTCTGAAGCATCAAAAAGGTACACAGAAATAGTTAAAAATGGTTCTAAGAACTTATGGGATACTTTGAGTGGGTATGAGACAGCTGATGGAAGGAACAGATGGGAAAATCTAAAGTTGCTGCAATCTGATGAAACCCATGAGCTTCCCGAGGCATCTTCACAAACATCTGAGGCTATAAATTTATGTGTCAGTGTTGAGGATACAGGCGTGGGAATTCCTTTGAAGGCACAAGAGCGTGTATTCATACCCTTTATGCAAGCTGATAGCTCCACTTCTCGTCAATATGGAGGAACAGGCATAGGTTTAAGTATCAGCAGACGTCTGGTGGAACTTATGAGTGGAAAAATTGACTTTGTAAGCAAACCACACGTAGGAAGCACATTCACATTCACTGCTATCTTTAAGAAAGGTCGTGCATGCCGACCAGATATGTCTGAGGCCATAACGAATTTTTTTAAAGGCATGAAAGCATTAGTGGTTGATGTAAAAGCTGTTCGGGCTGCAGTTACCAAGTATCATTTGCAAAGGCTTGGGGTGCAAGTTGAAATAGCAACTGAACATGAATCAGCAATTGTGACTGTAAATGGAGGGCAAAATGGTGATGTCAGATCCAGGTAAGCCTTGTTTGTACAGGAATTCCATGTCACAAGTTATCACACACATTGGTTACTGATTTTTAGTTAGTCATGCCTAACCTTGGGCCTTGGGTTGAGTTTGAGGAGGATTATGGAAGTGGTAGATCTTTGTAGTTTCTGTTTAATTCACTTTTTGATTCTGACTCCTGTACATTTTATACTTTAGTGCAACAGGAAAtataaacatcatgcttgttgATAAGGAAGCTTGGAGTACAGGAACAGGTCTCATTATCTCCAAGGTTTTGAAAGAAATGAGGCAAAATTATAGAATTTCAGAGTTCCCAAAGATGATACTTACAGCGACCTCAATAAATTCTGAAGAATCCAAGGAGGTCAAGGCAGCTGGGTTTTTAGAGACAGTAATCATGAAACCCCTCAGAGCTAGTATGGTTGCAGCATGCCTTCAGCAAGCATTAGGAGGTGAAGGAAATAGAAAAGCACCGATTCCTTCTTTGAAAGGTCTTCTTTCTGATAAACAGATTTTGGTAGTAGATGATAACATGGTTAATCGTAGAGTGGCCGAGGGTGCCCTGAAGAAATATGGAGCTAAAGTGGAATGTGTTGCTAGTGGAAAGGCTGCATTGGAAAAGCTTCAGCCACCTCATAATTTTGATGCTTGCTTCATGGATGTTCAAATGCCAGAAATGGATGGGTATGTGGATTGTTATTTTTCCTTAAGTCTAGCTTTAAACTGTTGTGAGAGTTTTATTCTCAAGATCATTTTTAACTAAATTTTTTCTATTATATGATTTAAAAAAAGTCAAACTATAGATATTATTATGTTGGAAGACTgagaaaattttgtttcaggttTGAGGCAACAAAAAGGGTTCGAAATCTAGAATATGCATATAATAGTGAACCTTCCAGAGAAGAGCATGGAAATGCCAGGAATTTTCATGTACCAATATTGGCAATGACTGCTGATGTAATCCAGGCAACACATGAGAAATGCTTAAGATGTGGAATGGATGGCTACGTATCAAAACCATTTGAAGAGGAGCAACTCTATAGGGCAGTGGCCCAATTTTTCAAATCTGAACACAATAGTTTAGATCTGAGACAAGGACTATGACAATTGAGCCATAATTCCAGGATCTATTGCACTTGTAACTGACTGATCAAGCATCGAGAACTGTGCATGTTGATTCAACGGTATTACCTGGGCTGACAGAAAGTATTCTGTATCAGAAACTGCAAGCTTTACAAGTTTCTGAACAGTGTTAGTTTTCATGGAACCTCAGATACATTCATTTGATTTGAAGTTATTTCCCTTTTTCTTTGATATGATCAACTTGATTTCAATGTTTTTGCATTATAATGAATTAATAATGTACAAAGATATTAGAAGACATTCAagagtgatgatttttcatgtctAGCTGTTCACAGTTGAGCCATGTTTCAACTTGTAGGTTCTGGCTAATTTTAATTGAGTTCATTTGTTATTTTTACAGGCATGCATGTTCCTAGATTCCCTCCTGGACAATTGTGTACCGGTTTCTGGATTGGATTATGACATAATAAACAATGGTAATTGGCTACTTCCACCAACACGTTCAGGCAACTTTGCAGGTGTATAATGTATACTTAGATGGTGATTCAATGCATTCTTTGACGTGCAGCTGCACGTTCTCATACAAAGGTGCTTCATTTCTATACATAAGTTTCTTTGCCATTTCATGTACAAAATCTGATATCATCTATCGTAAGCTGCAATTAATTATTCTGAATGAAGTGCTGTACCTTGAGATTCTGCTCACTGTACAAGGAATTGTATCTTCCCATGTATCTCCTTTGAAAAGTTGTCTCAAATTGAGACGCTTCAAAAGTTGACTACAACATAACCTTAAATTGAATTTCTTGTTAATATAGAACAAAAGTCCCGAGCTTTAATCCCTTTGCTTTTTATTAATCTCACACTTTCCTTTGTGGAATCTCAAGAAGGAAATTAATGAACTTGCAGCCGGAGGCCCAGTACTAGAATTACCATCTGTTAGCTAAAGATGATGTTTAACACAGGCATGTGTCAAAGAATGGCTGTgtgcatcatcttcatgaatttaTTTGTAAAGATAGATCAAAGATGATATCTTGGGAGGTTTCATTGTATTATCAAGGATGTGTAAATTGATGTATTTGGGTTCTGATGAATCATATGGGTATTTCAAAATTCAAGATATCTAATTCTACCCCTAATAGTGAATCCCATTTCACATTTTGTTATTAATCGTGATAGTATCTTATTTCAATCATGATTAATGATTGTTAAGCTAACACTAGGAAGTAAATTGCCACAGGATCATTTCAAACATATAGTTGATGCTTTTAAATATTTTGTCAGGGTTTTTTCTATGGGATTAACGACTTCCACATTTATGACTATTCCCCTATTGGCTAAGTCAAAAAGTATGGATATTCCCTTTGAAGCGGTTATGATTTATTTGGGAAGTAGAATGTTTGGCCATTAAACTGCACGACAGTGGCAGTTCAGGTTTGCATAGTAATTTAAAAAATGGCTTTGGTTTACACCATTGATGTGATGCAGTTCGTTGGGCAGATATGGTACTCTGTTTTTGGTTTTCTTTGTCTTACAAAGTATCCACATTATTTCAGAATACATTCCCTCAATCCCAAGGTTTTTATACTGGCCTATGATTGCTACATTTTAGATGAGTTGTTTAGGGGGTTATGGACAGATATAATTAGGTTTAGCACTCGAAACTGCTTAACTTGTCTTTGGCTTTAACTTTGTTTCTTAGATCGTACAGTTTTCTTTGTACTTTTTTGCATGTAATTCCTTCCTTGATGTGTAGCATTGCAAGCAAATTTGTCTTACATGTGATTCTAAGCATCTTTAGATTTTATTTGACTATTATATCATTTATTTATGCCTGCCCCTGGCAAGGTACTGTTGTTTTCGTTGTCTGTAAATAATTCTGTATTGGTAAATATTTTAGTTGCCCTAAGTGAAAC is part of the Cryptomeria japonica chromosome 10, Sugi_1.0, whole genome shotgun sequence genome and harbors:
- the LOC131038489 gene encoding probable histidine kinase 6, with amino-acid sequence MIPETKMLSRSDSVSKCGNQLLGGTGKWNFKWWVKKPSATSKKQNPSKVVGGTWLKRLLFLCVVASIMGSLCIFHYMNAGIVKRREDLLKSMCDERTRMLVDQFNVSMNHIHALALLVSTFHLRKQPSSIDQETFANFAEQTAFERPLTTGVSYAQRVLHSEREQFEKEQGWQILKMPKECNDSLDPCESEYEIAPVQDEYAPVIFSQRTVQKIHKCDVMSGKEDRDNVFRAKESGKGVLTHPFKLASGNLGVILTFPVYKTDVPPDATPEERIEAIAGYLGGSFDVEQLVISLLGQLAGNQTIEVNVYDTTDKSNPIKMYGKNITENGQNITQNGQSHVSELNFGDPMRRHEMVCRFAEEPPLPWSAIMMSFGVLLISMLFLHIFDAALNRIAKVEEDFRKMEELKVRAEAADVAKSQFLATVSHEIRTPMNGVLGMLGLLMETELDATQKDYARTAQTSGDSLITLINEVLDQAKIESGRLELEEVPFRLRSILDDVLSLFSGKSQEKGIELAVFVSNQVPEILIGDPVRFRQIVTNLVSNSIKFTERGHIFVCVHLVEQLKLVEVNSEASKRYTEIVKNGSKNLWDTLSGYETADGRNRWENLKLLQSDETHELPEASSQTSEAINLCVSVEDTGVGIPLKAQERVFIPFMQADSSTSRQYGGTGIGLSISRRLVELMSGKIDFVSKPHVGSTFTFTAIFKKGRACRPDMSEAITNFFKGMKALVVDVKAVRAAVTKYHLQRLGVQVEIATEHESAIVTVNGGQNGDVRSSATGNINIMLVDKEAWSTGTGLIISKVLKEMRQNYRISEFPKMILTATSINSEESKEVKAAGFLETVIMKPLRASMVAACLQQALGGEGNRKAPIPSLKGLLSDKQILVVDDNMVNRRVAEGALKKYGAKVECVASGKAALEKLQPPHNFDACFMDVQMPEMDGFEATKRVRNLEYAYNSEPSREEHGNARNFHVPILAMTADVIQATHEKCLRCGMDGYVSKPFEEEQLYRAVAQFFKSEHNSLDLRQGL